In a genomic window of Drosophila takahashii strain IR98-3 E-12201 chromosome 3L, DtakHiC1v2, whole genome shotgun sequence:
- the LOC108065180 gene encoding transketolase-like protein 2 — protein sequence MSYPKLDSKVLQSLKDVAQKLRIHSITSTQAAKSGHPTSCASLAEIMTVLFFQQMRLNLKHPRDPSSDRLILSKGHAAPILYAAWAEAGLFPVEELRNLRKVDSDLEGHPTPRLSFIDVGTGSLGQGISVAAGMAYVGKFIDKAAYRTYVLVGDGESAEGAVWESLHFAGHYCLDNLCVIFDMNKFFCSDISTEMEVYRERLDAFGFNALVLNGHDIDELVKAFQNAANTKGRPTALLARTIKGKDFLGVEGVDEMHGQPLGKRAEAAIKHLQMMIANPNVRLSPKKVGKCGHAPEVDINNIMLCSPPNYRLGDSVAPRLAYGTALAKIAADNCRVIALDGDTKNSTYADKMRNAFPERFIECFIAQQNLVGVAVGATCRRRTVAFVSTYATFFTRAFDQIRMGAISHTNVNFAGSHCGCSVGEDGPSQMGLEDLAMFRSIPGSTVFYPTDAVSTERAVELAANTKGVCFIRTTYPNTTVIYNNDEIFAVGLAKVVRQKPSDEVLLIGAGVTLYECLAAAERLEEDCITARVIDPFTVKPLDVRLIVKHGKLCKGRIVVVEDHYQQGGLGEAVLSALADQRNFVVKHLYVPTVPRSGPPAVLLDMYGISARNIVKASLAIMKK from the exons ATGTCGTACCCGAAACTGGACAGTAAGGTTTTGCAGAGCCTGAAGGACGTGGCCCAGAAGCTGCGGATCCACTCGATCACCTCGACGCAGGCGGCCAAGTCGGGCCACCCGACGTCCTGTGCTTCGCTGGCCGAGATCATGACGGTGCTGTTCTTCCAGCAGATGCGCCTGAACCTGAAGCATCCCCGCGATCCCTCCAGCGATCGATTGATCCTGTCCAAAGGACACGCCGCTCCCATCTTGTATGCCGCGTGGGCGGAGGCGGGACTCTTTCCGGTGGAGGAGCTGCGCAACCTGCGCAAGGTGGACAGCGATCTGGAGGGACATCCAACGCCCCGGCTGAGCTTCATCGACGTGGGTACCGGATCCCTGGGTCAGGGCATCTCTGTGGCCGCCGGCATGGCCTATGTGGGCAAATTCATTGACAAGGCCGCCTATCGCACGTACGTTCTCGTCGGCGACGGCGAATCCGCCGAGGGAGCCGTCTGGGAATCGCTCCACTTTGCCGGTCACTACTGCCTGGACAACCTGTGCGTGATCTTCGACATGAACAAGTTCTTCTGCTCCGACATTTCCACCGAAATGGAGGTCTACCGGGAGCGCTTGGACGCCTTTGGCTTCAATGCCCTGGTTCTGAATGGCCACGACATCGACGAACTGGTCAAGGCCTTCCAGAATGCGGCCAACACGAAGGGCAGGCCCACGGCTCTGTTGGCCAGGACCATTAAGGGAAAGGACTTTCTGGGAGTCGAGGGGGTGGACGAAATGCACGGACAGCCACTCGGAAAAAGAGCTGAGGCAGCAATCAAGCATTTGCAG ATGATGATTGCCAATCCCAACGTGCGATTGTCGCCGAAGAAGGTGGGAAAGTGTGGCCACGCCCCCGAGGTGGATATTAACAACATAATGCTGTGCAGTCCGCCCAACTATCGGCTGGGCGATTCGGTGGCCCCTCGCTTGGCCTACGGCACCGCCTTGGCCAAAATCGCGGCTGACAACTGCCGGGTGATAGCCCTCGATGGCGATACGAAGAACTCCACGTATGCGGACAAGATGAGGAATGCATTTCCGGAGCGATTTATCGAGTGCTTCATAGCGCAGCAGAATCTGGTGGGCGTGGCGGTAGGCGCCACCTGTCGGCGACGCACGGTGGCGTTCGTCTCGACCTACGCCACCTTCTTCACGCGGGCCTTCGATCAGATCCGCATGGGCGCCATTTCGCACACGAACGTGAACTTCGCGGGCTCCCACTGTGGCTGCAGTGTCGGCGAGGACGGACCCTCGCAGATGGGCCTGGAGGACCTGGCCATGTTCCGCAGCATTCCCGGCAGCACGGTCTTCTATCCCACGGACGCCGTCAGCACGGAACGGGCGGTGGAGCTGGCGGCCAACACGAAGGGGGTGTGCTTCATCCGGACCACCTATCCGAATACCACGGTGATATACAACAACGACGAGATCTTCGCCGTGGGCCTGGCCAAGGTGGTGCGCCAGAAGCCGTCGGATGAGGTGCTGTTGATTGGGGCCGGGGTCACACTGTACGAGTGCCTGGCGGCGGCGGAGAGACTGGAGGAGGACTGCATCACGGCCCGGGTGATCGACCCGTTCACAGTGAAGCCTCTCGATGTGCGACTAATCGTGAAGCACGGCAAGCTGTGCAAGGGCAGGATCGTCGTGGTGGAGGATCACTACCAGCAGGGCGGACTCGGCGAGGCAGTGCTCAGTGCCCTGGCCGACCAACGGAACTTCGTGGTCAAGCATCTCTATGTGCCCACTGTACCGAGATCGGGACCACCGGCCGTTCTGCTGGATATGTATGGCATCTCCGCCAGAAATATCGTTAAAGCTAGCCTCGCCATTATGAAGAAGTGA